A genomic window from Triticum urartu cultivar G1812 chromosome 7, Tu2.1, whole genome shotgun sequence includes:
- the LOC125520781 gene encoding desmethyl-deoxy-podophyllotoxin synthase-like: MDMDQLCLMALATILLTLILRQALGGKGTGARLPPGPWNLPVIGSLHHLVATKLPPHRALLRLSRRHGPLMLLRLGEVPNVIVSTPEAAMLVLKTNDLTFATRTSGPTLDVVGSASEGIIFAPYGEHWRQMRKICVVELLSAMQVRRIQSIMQAEIAHLVESVVTASSASPSGSAVVDVGKGLARLTNSVIARAVFGGKSRQQEAYLRELDVMAVLGGGFSLVDLFPSSRLVRWLSSSGRAMRRLHSRMQSILGDIIQDRKETKVPNGASDAATARDNEDLLDVLLRLGKEDTLSFPLTSDIISAVIFDIFSAATDTTAATLEWAMAELVRNPQAMARAKLEVRQTLGHRRSSTITSGDLAGLHYLRMVIKETLRLHPSAPLIHRASQENCRVMGYDIPKGTAVMINAFAVGRDTAHWGADAAEFRPERFEGVSVEYSSQGPHMEFIPFGAGRRQCPGGLFATTMLELVLANLLYHFDWAIPGGAGPETLDMGEVFGIIVHTRSSLHLQPSSACHLEDQTTGELS, from the exons ATGGACATGGACCAACTCTGCTTGATGGCCTTAGCCACGATTCTCCTGACGTTGATTCTGAGGCAGGCTCTGGGCGGTAAGGGCACAGGAGCCAGGCTTCCTCCGGGTCCATGGAACCTCCCCGTCATCGGCAGCCTCCACCACCTGGTCGCCACGAAGCTGCCGCCGCACCGCGCGCTGCTCCGCCTGTCGCGCCGGCATGGCCCGCTCATGCTGCTGAGGCTCGGCGAGGTGCCCAACGTCATCGTGTCCACCCCTGAGGCGGCGATGCTGGTGCTCAAGACCAACGATCTCACCTTCGCCACCCGTACGAGCGGCCCCACGCTGGACGTCGTCGGCAGCGCCAGCGAGGGCATCATCTTCGCGCCCTACGGCGAGCACTGGCGCCAGATGCGCAAGATCTGCGTCGTCGAGCTGCTCAGCGCGATGCAAGTGCGGCGCATCCAGTCCATCATGCAGGCCGAGATCGCGCATCTCGTGGAGTCGGTCGTCACCGCGTCCTCTGCCTCGCCGTCCGGCTCCGCCGTCGTCGACGTCGGCAAGGGGCTGGCCAGGCTGACCAACAGCGTCATCGCGAGGGCGGTGTTCGGCGGCAAGTCTCGGCAGCAGGAGGCCTACCTCCGGGAGCTCGACGTAATGGCGGTTCTCGGGGGAGGGTTCAGCTTGGTGGACCTTTTCCCGTCGTCCCGGCTGGTGCGGTGGCTGAGCAGCTCCGGCCGCGCCATGAGGAGGCTCCATTCCCGGATGCAGAGCATCCTAGGAGACATCATCCAAGATCGCAAGGAGACCAAAGTACCGAATGGTGCTTCTGATGCTGCTACCGCTAGAGACAACGAGGACCTGCTTGACGTGCTCCTCAGGTTGGGCAAGGAAGACACCCTCAGTTTCCCTCTCACGTCAGACATCATCAGCGCCGTCATCTTT GATATATTTTCAGCTGCTACCGACACCACGGCTGCCACGCTAGAATGGGCCATGGCAGAACTCGTCCGCAACCCACAGGCAATGGCTAGGGCGAAGCTCGAAGTCCGACAGACGCTCGGACATCGCCGCAGCTCCACCATCACGAGCGGCGACCTCGCCGGCCTGCACTATCTTCGGATGGTCATCAAGGAAACGCTGAGGCTGCACCCCTCCGCGCCGCTGATCCACCGGGCGAGCCAGGAGAACTGCCGGGTCATGGGCTACGACATACCCAAGGGCACCGCCGTCATGATAAACGCCTTCGCCGTGGGGAGGGACACGGCGCACTGGGGAGCGGACGCCGCGGAGTTCAGGCCGGAGAGGTTCGAGGGCGTGAGCGTGGAGTACAGCTCGCAAGGGCCGCACATGGAGTTCATCCCGTTTGGAGCTGGCCGCAGGCAGTGCCCTGGAGGCCTGTTCGCGACCACCATGCTTGAGCTCGTGTTGGCCAACCTGCTGTATCACTTTGACTGGGCGATTCCCGGTGGGGCAGGCCCGGAGACACTGGACATGGGCGAGGTGTTTGGGATCATCGTGCACACTAGGTCCAGCCTGCACCTGCAGCCATCGTCAGCTTGCCATCTAGAAGACCAGACCACCGGTGAACTGTCCTAG